One genomic segment of Salinigranum rubrum includes these proteins:
- a CDS encoding bifunctional metallophosphatase/5'-nucleotidase has protein sequence MRRLITLLLTLSLVTAGVVPVVGTVGATTPQTASDPASPDVSAMAGADAPTRPQTDGATGDNTTTVTVLSYNDIQTAAAEDGNLPRLVTLIERRRAAHDNPTVVVGAGDQIGPHALSPVSQWRAPVDVLTLVDPDADVVGNHEFDYGLDGVSGTTADSRFPWLATNLVNSSTGEPFDGTEEYEIVERDGVRVGIIGLVDYGATYGKTNIDFAAEGITLEAYTEDGPATAEYLKEEENVDVVVALAHTGVPDAKALAENDTADAIDVIAVGDDEIRYPPAETSGSIITESVARAEYLGELNLTVDTETNDVTAWNGRLVNVAEEVPKNETASRLINEYRAEVSLDENVTYSETALDARFSTNYHRESNYGNLVTDSFRAKTGADVAITNAGGIRSNRMYGPGNITGGDVFNTLPFPNTLVTVELTGSELRETLASQVVTLESDTGQEFGAEISQQVSGVRFEWVAHDDADPKIRDVWVNRAGPDEPPRWEPLQENETYEVTVNSFMAGGGSGYGLEDEPVVEETDVLYAEALVDYLESKERIAPTVEGRMRRVDSVVGAEAVELNGGLVTVSFDAPENATAINASSFYVQNATGATAPAVDATFDEADGTVDVTFDIVGVRPLVRPGGDLDVYGSYTDSQYEGEWVYWSSAVMNGDIDATDLSDLRGVGSASVLSASSTTVASGETGDVRLTLSTTEGFSGGDVTVSVDNGSVAEITSANYSDDLGLTEPPRVSENGTAVELTAADVERAIEPGAAEAHLATVSVRGVDTGTTDVTVTVGRFDNEAGNSSTLFVRDGRVVVGSASSSSSSNTTRGVNGSERVASDAVGLHQSVQSAA, from the coding sequence GGCGATGGCGGGGGCAGACGCCCCGACACGACCACAGACCGACGGGGCGACGGGAGACAACACGACCACGGTGACGGTGCTGTCGTACAACGACATCCAGACGGCGGCCGCCGAGGACGGGAACCTCCCGCGGTTGGTGACGCTCATCGAGCGGCGGCGGGCGGCACACGACAACCCGACCGTCGTCGTCGGTGCCGGCGATCAGATCGGCCCGCACGCGCTGTCGCCGGTGAGCCAGTGGCGCGCGCCGGTGGACGTGCTGACCCTCGTCGACCCCGACGCGGACGTCGTCGGCAATCACGAGTTCGACTACGGTCTCGACGGCGTCTCGGGCACGACGGCCGACTCGCGCTTCCCGTGGCTGGCGACGAACCTCGTCAACTCCTCGACGGGTGAGCCGTTCGACGGCACCGAGGAGTACGAAATCGTCGAGCGCGACGGTGTCCGCGTGGGCATCATCGGCCTCGTCGACTACGGCGCGACGTACGGCAAGACGAACATCGACTTCGCGGCCGAGGGCATCACGCTCGAAGCGTACACCGAGGACGGCCCCGCGACGGCCGAGTACCTCAAAGAGGAGGAGAACGTCGACGTGGTCGTCGCACTGGCGCACACGGGCGTCCCCGACGCGAAAGCGCTCGCCGAGAACGACACGGCGGACGCCATCGACGTCATCGCGGTCGGCGACGACGAGATACGGTATCCGCCGGCTGAGACTTCGGGTTCGATCATCACAGAGAGCGTCGCCCGCGCGGAGTACCTCGGCGAACTCAACCTCACGGTCGACACGGAGACGAACGACGTCACCGCCTGGAACGGTCGGCTGGTGAACGTCGCCGAGGAGGTGCCGAAGAACGAGACGGCCTCGCGGCTCATCAACGAGTACCGCGCGGAGGTGAGTCTCGACGAGAACGTCACCTACTCCGAGACGGCGCTGGACGCGCGCTTCTCGACGAACTACCACCGCGAGAGCAACTACGGGAACCTCGTCACGGACTCGTTCCGCGCGAAGACGGGTGCCGACGTCGCCATCACCAACGCCGGCGGCATCCGCTCGAACCGGATGTACGGCCCCGGCAACATCACGGGCGGTGACGTGTTCAACACGCTCCCCTTCCCGAACACGCTGGTGACGGTCGAACTCACCGGGAGCGAGCTACGGGAGACGCTCGCGAGCCAGGTCGTCACGCTCGAAAGCGACACCGGGCAGGAGTTCGGCGCCGAGATCAGCCAGCAGGTCAGCGGCGTCCGCTTCGAGTGGGTCGCCCACGACGACGCGGACCCGAAGATTCGAGACGTCTGGGTCAACCGTGCCGGCCCCGACGAGCCGCCGCGGTGGGAGCCCCTCCAGGAGAACGAGACGTACGAGGTGACGGTCAACAGCTTCATGGCTGGCGGCGGCAGCGGCTACGGACTGGAGGACGAGCCGGTGGTCGAGGAGACGGACGTGCTCTACGCCGAGGCGCTCGTCGACTACCTCGAATCCAAAGAGCGCATCGCGCCGACGGTCGAAGGGCGGATGCGCCGCGTCGACAGCGTCGTCGGGGCAGAAGCCGTCGAACTGAACGGCGGTCTGGTGACGGTTTCCTTCGATGCGCCGGAGAACGCCACCGCGATAAACGCCTCCAGCTTCTACGTTCAGAACGCGACGGGCGCGACCGCACCGGCCGTCGACGCGACGTTCGACGAGGCGGACGGCACGGTCGACGTGACGTTCGACATCGTCGGTGTTCGGCCGCTGGTGCGCCCCGGCGGTGACCTCGACGTGTACGGCTCGTACACCGACTCGCAGTACGAGGGCGAGTGGGTCTACTGGTCGTCGGCGGTGATGAACGGCGACATCGACGCTACGGACCTCTCCGACCTCCGGGGCGTCGGCTCTGCGAGCGTCCTCTCTGCGAGTTCGACGACCGTCGCCAGCGGCGAGACCGGGGACGTGAGACTGACGCTCTCGACGACGGAGGGCTTCTCGGGCGGTGACGTCACCGTCTCGGTCGACAACGGCTCCGTCGCCGAAATAACGAGCGCGAACTACAGCGACGACCTCGGGCTGACGGAGCCCCCGCGGGTGAGCGAGAACGGTACCGCAGTCGAACTGACTGCGGCCGACGTCGAGCGTGCGATCGAACCGGGCGCGGCCGAGGCGCACCTCGCGACCGTCTCGGTTCGCGGTGTCGACACCGGGACGACGGACGTGACGGTCACCGTCGGTCGGTTCGACAACGAGGCCGGCAACTCGTCGACGCTCTTCGTCCGCGACGGTCGGGTCGTCGTCGGCTCCGCTTCTTCGTCTTCGTCGAGCAATACCACACGGGGCGTCAACGGGAGCGAGCGGGTCGCCAGCGACGCTGTGGGCCTCCACCAGTCGGTGCAGTCCGCGGCCTGA
- a CDS encoding NifU family protein: MSDEPLKERIETWMVGQMPIIQMHGGESVVREANPETGEVVVELGGTCSHCGISNITAQNIKADLIRDFEEVRDVVVRVPDTGEMTSDTVEGGRGGELQFSTEGSDHF; the protein is encoded by the coding sequence ATGAGCGACGAACCGCTGAAAGAGCGCATCGAGACGTGGATGGTCGGCCAGATGCCGATCATCCAGATGCACGGGGGAGAGAGCGTCGTTCGCGAGGCGAATCCCGAGACGGGCGAGGTGGTCGTCGAACTCGGCGGGACGTGTTCGCACTGCGGAATCAGCAACATCACCGCACAGAACATCAAGGCCGACCTCATCCGCGACTTCGAGGAGGTCCGAGACGTCGTCGTCCGCGTCCCCGACACGGGCGAGATGACCTCCGACACGGTCGAGGGCGGCCGCGGCGGCGAACTGCAGTTCTCGACCGAAGGCTCGGATCACTTCTGA
- a CDS encoding DUF402 domain-containing protein, which yields MTTRVRVRGIYATALTHVLLAGGHEVVQASPPIRRRFDAKFDDTDHDVTVETTDDRQGVGVVGAPDELERVTGELRVATDTLAWLSPTPTGAVFDARVVETLGGGAVCALGAGEGYLPYGATDQHVEEGDDLRVQVRADQPPWGRNRAELGTTLEAEAGLATLVAGRNGVTVDTRDDAAGRELAGMTDLLGVDVPDGWGIRWRHAATDADMETLRASLEAAVDRAAALESVRNEPVGEPGSRAEPAATSWVWFGRESRFALDDHRREVTTTMPGHHRTKAASEAASAGVDFAEALCVPEGEFPFGVVTRQFGPVEGDTVSIGHGKPDGRLITLGRGEVVEHGPDGTLAVRREMGGSGTYDALGVEQERGDVALTKFREGRWWYPTVYRSAEGDLKGTYVNVCTPVECFPDVVRYVDLHVDVVKHADGSVERVDDDELDAAVEAGEMSEELAAKARSVASSLENAL from the coding sequence ATGACGACCCGCGTTCGAGTGAGGGGAATCTACGCGACTGCGCTCACGCACGTCCTCCTCGCGGGAGGGCACGAGGTCGTTCAGGCGTCGCCACCCATCCGTCGCCGGTTCGACGCGAAGTTCGACGACACCGACCACGACGTCACGGTCGAGACGACCGACGACCGGCAGGGGGTGGGCGTCGTAGGTGCTCCGGACGAACTGGAGCGCGTCACCGGGGAACTGCGGGTCGCGACCGACACGCTGGCGTGGCTCTCACCCACTCCGACGGGTGCCGTCTTCGACGCTCGCGTCGTCGAGACGCTCGGCGGCGGCGCAGTCTGTGCCCTCGGCGCGGGCGAGGGTTACCTGCCCTACGGTGCCACCGACCAGCACGTCGAGGAGGGGGACGACCTCCGGGTGCAGGTCCGCGCGGACCAGCCGCCCTGGGGACGGAACCGAGCCGAACTCGGGACGACGCTGGAGGCCGAAGCCGGACTCGCGACGCTCGTCGCGGGGAGGAACGGCGTGACTGTCGACACGCGTGACGACGCCGCGGGGCGCGAACTCGCCGGGATGACGGACCTCCTCGGCGTCGACGTACCCGACGGCTGGGGGATCCGGTGGCGACACGCCGCCACGGACGCGGACATGGAGACGCTCCGAGCGTCGCTCGAAGCCGCCGTCGACCGGGCCGCGGCGCTGGAGTCAGTCAGGAACGAGCCGGTCGGGGAGCCGGGCAGTCGCGCCGAACCGGCGGCGACGTCGTGGGTGTGGTTCGGGCGGGAGTCGCGGTTCGCGCTCGACGACCACCGGCGCGAGGTGACGACGACGATGCCGGGCCACCACCGGACGAAGGCGGCTTCGGAGGCAGCGAGCGCCGGCGTCGACTTCGCGGAGGCGCTCTGTGTCCCCGAGGGAGAGTTCCCGTTCGGTGTCGTCACTCGACAGTTCGGCCCCGTCGAGGGCGACACCGTCAGCATCGGCCACGGCAAGCCGGACGGACGGCTCATCACGCTCGGCCGCGGCGAAGTGGTCGAACACGGGCCGGACGGAACGCTGGCCGTCCGCCGTGAGATGGGAGGTAGCGGCACCTACGACGCGCTCGGCGTCGAACAGGAGCGAGGAGACGTCGCGCTCACGAAGTTCCGCGAGGGGCGGTGGTGGTACCCGACGGTCTACCGGAGCGCCGAGGGCGACCTGAAGGGGACGTACGTGAACGTCTGCACGCCGGTCGAGTGTTTCCCCGACGTCGTGCGCTACGTCGACCTCCACGTCGACGTCGTCAAACACGCCGACGGGAGCGTCGAACGCGTCGACGACGACGAACTCGACGCCGCCGTGGAGGCCGGAGAGATGAGCGAGGAACTGGCGGCGAAGGCGCGGAGCGTCGCGTCGAGTCTGGAGAACGCGCTTTGA
- a CDS encoding PrsW family intramembrane metalloprotease: MTDSVDPVESASDDGVDLYDVSTWEERTSLDGLAVAIYRLIVGTARVAVILLAFLILLAIGGLAALTDLQVGVLTLLSAIPALGLAAYVYYSDVTTNEPLSLLVATFLLGVLTANFAAVLNSLARPAFQTLGFIGSVAFFFVVVGPVEETVKLLAVRLHAYRRSEFDAVVDGAVYGAMAGLGFATIENSLYITQNLGTGTEMDLGLGLIGMGGGITAVRALAGPGHVIYSAIAGYYLGLAKFNRENAGPIVIKGLIIAALIHATYNSTVGIGSGIISTLTGLPPLAAFFAYVILFDGVFGLYLIRKIKRYRDAYRHAHAEDTAHESAFRSEPTEFE, from the coding sequence ATGACTGACAGCGTTGACCCCGTCGAGTCCGCGTCGGACGACGGTGTCGACCTCTACGACGTATCGACGTGGGAGGAACGGACGTCCCTCGACGGACTCGCGGTCGCCATCTACCGCCTCATCGTCGGGACCGCACGGGTCGCCGTCATCCTCCTCGCCTTTCTCATCCTGCTCGCCATCGGTGGGTTGGCCGCGCTCACGGACCTTCAGGTCGGCGTCCTCACCCTCCTCTCGGCGATTCCCGCCCTGGGGCTCGCGGCGTACGTCTACTACAGCGACGTCACGACGAACGAACCGCTCTCGTTACTGGTCGCCACGTTCCTCCTCGGCGTGCTCACGGCCAACTTCGCGGCCGTCCTCAACTCGCTGGCCCGGCCGGCGTTCCAGACGCTCGGCTTCATCGGGTCGGTCGCGTTCTTCTTCGTCGTCGTCGGGCCGGTCGAGGAGACGGTCAAACTGCTGGCGGTTCGTCTCCACGCCTACCGTCGAAGCGAGTTCGACGCCGTCGTCGACGGTGCCGTCTACGGCGCGATGGCCGGCCTCGGCTTCGCCACCATCGAGAACTCGCTGTACATCACCCAGAACCTCGGCACGGGGACCGAGATGGACCTCGGCCTCGGCCTCATCGGCATGGGCGGCGGCATCACGGCGGTTCGGGCGCTCGCCGGTCCGGGCCACGTCATCTACTCGGCCATCGCGGGCTACTACCTCGGCCTGGCGAAGTTCAACCGCGAGAACGCCGGCCCCATCGTCATCAAGGGGCTCATCATCGCGGCGCTCATCCACGCAACCTACAACTCCACGGTCGGCATCGGCTCCGGTATCATCTCGACGCTGACCGGTCTCCCGCCGCTCGCGGCGTTCTTCGCCTACGTCATCCTCTTCGACGGGGTGTTCGGCCTCTACCTCATCAGGAAGATCAAGCGGTACCGCGACGCCTACCGTCACGCCCACGCCGAGGACACGGCCCACGAGAGCGCGTTCCGCTCGGAGCCGACCGAGTTCGAGTAG
- a CDS encoding riboflavin synthase gives MFTGIVESTGEIRSVTATDDGRRLRIGHDFEALHHGQSISVSGVCLTVERFAEGWFEVFLASETVEKTYLGEVGEGDVVNLERALAADGRFDGHLVQGHVDTTAVVERVERVGEDWRYTFSLPSDVRQYVVSKGSVALDGISLTVASREEETFDVAIIPTTYELTSLSEKDPGDPVHVEVDVVAKYVESMLEGYLAGVDERI, from the coding sequence ATGTTCACCGGAATCGTCGAGTCCACGGGCGAGATACGGTCGGTGACGGCGACCGACGACGGCCGCAGGCTGCGTATCGGCCACGACTTCGAGGCGCTCCACCACGGCCAGTCGATCAGCGTCAGCGGCGTCTGTCTCACCGTCGAGCGGTTCGCGGAGGGGTGGTTCGAGGTGTTCCTCGCCAGCGAGACGGTCGAGAAGACGTATCTCGGGGAGGTCGGCGAGGGAGACGTCGTCAACCTCGAACGTGCGCTCGCCGCCGACGGGCGGTTCGACGGTCACCTCGTGCAGGGTCACGTCGACACGACGGCGGTCGTCGAGAGGGTCGAACGCGTCGGCGAGGACTGGCGTTACACGTTCTCGTTGCCGTCTGACGTGCGGCAGTACGTCGTCTCGAAGGGCTCGGTCGCGCTCGACGGCATCTCGCTGACCGTCGCCTCCCGGGAGGAGGAGACGTTCGACGTCGCCATCATCCCGACGACGTACGAACTGACCTCCCTCTCCGAGAAGGACCCGGGCGACCCCGTCCACGTCGAGGTGGACGTCGTCGCCAAGTACGTCGAGTCGATGCTGGAGGGCTATCTCGCGGGCGTCGACGAACGGATCTGA